In Oryzias melastigma strain HK-1 linkage group LG16, ASM292280v2, whole genome shotgun sequence, a single genomic region encodes these proteins:
- the LOC112143819 gene encoding IgGFc-binding protein: MGNLLLLCALGTLLNCPLVSGWAGREFALSFMENYAPNYGHPLFQIYITAVQDGTKVTVQVPPLNFKQEKTLNAGQGVTVDLPTVVEMYRSEKSSNTIRIQASADVSVTSFSYKLYTADTSVIYPISEWGTEYYIFTPPGTPYGSHKEFALTNGKENNKIEISLEGTVHFEGRIYGKGSKMVIDLKPYESVQLQSYDDLSGSKVTSQQPVAVFAGHTCTWRFSKCNHVYEQLLPTGKWGTSFIIAPLTFQTKFDSIYLQASQSTQVTLQHGNSNYKFKLSQGETKEVNHGNTESLFIQSDHGIQVLLLFNGAEHGWFQYYDPFLMTIMPTDHFCSSYLLQGIKGFDNRVLVVAQTSATEMLQYDNVNLPRNVQWKKVAGTDFSWTEMSYPETTGSTFHTLSSSSSSFALYSIGLSQMNGYGSPGHCTKQGSGSKSCSQIICSPSEECEMKNGSPLCVPKPKMGSCWASGDPHYRTFDGQRFDFMGTCTYVIAKNCGENSRLTAFEVHAQNENRGSRRVSYVGLVTVKVYDTTITAVRSESGRVRVDNSLWSLPIVLNNGKLNIFQSGRSVVIEADFGLTVRYDWNHNLVVSLPATYTAQTCGLCGNFNGNPNDDFTTPSGTKATGALAFGSSWKIPGLVADPQCRDDCAGGCGSCKESQLNKWDNDRSCGIITRKENGPFKNCHAVVDPQAYLENCKFDLCIGKGLRQFLCNALEAYAEACQSAGVQIGDWRGLAKCSPRCPANSKYELCGSACPATCSDPEAPSKCQRPCVETCTCKEGFVLSGSKCIPAAKCGCTYDGRYIPAGQTFWADQNCKRLCKCVSGSRQVECQDKGCGAGQQCKVVNGIRQCQALSYSTCKATGDPHYVTFDNKRYDFQGTCVYQLAALCSKDTGLTPFEVLVQNEHRGRKVVSYTKLVQIKVYSLNIVITKTHNGLIMLNDQLVNLPVSLVEGKVSVYKSGWFAVLTTDFGLKVSFNWHSAAFVTLPSNYMGAVCGLCGNYNGNIQDDLTPKNGNKPVKPTDFGTSWRVAEIPGCVEGCQGVCPSCDITQKLQYEKEELCGIIRDTKGPFRDCHAKVDPAGFFEDCVYDVCMYEGRKDVLCQAVTAYTAACQDVGANVYSWRTSQFCAVKCPINSHYEICASACPASCEGLAPPPGCQARCEEGCSCDEGYILSGDQCVPYSQCGCLYNDLYYRINEIFYPNGQCEEECKCTQDGEVQCKKFKCGPNEKCKIENGIQKCHPVGKGVCRASGDPHYTSFDGQKFDFQGTCTYVLSKSCGLEDTHLEAFSVQVENVQWDRMRGKKKVSVTRLVAVEVFGFTLTLRNKMFGVLVNGEFNNLPLNLNDGEVQVYQEGTNYVIVTNFGLFVTYDLVYHVTVTVPGNYRDKVCGLCGNFNGDRKDDFQMPDQKLVKDINVFGKSWKVAIPNVVCENGCQGNECPDCDPAHKDVFSKPAYCGILTAPSGPFAVCHSKLDPQPYFDDCVFDVCASNGDGKVLCDSVAAYAYNCHMAGINVNSWRTPSFCPMKCPANSHYEVCAETCTYSCPGLSDMVQCPEGCTEGCICDSGFLYDGQTCVKETECGCYDRGKTYKPGEVTYEDDCSTACSCNPATGLVCEEYSCPADTKCMIKKGVKACYNTDPCKDANCRVQETCRVEGGEAVCIPKYTATCWAWGDPHYHTFDGFDFDFQGTCKYIISQTCGNLGGLVPFSITERNDNRGNTAVSFVREVDVFVYGYNISVRKNQVGQVTVNGELLNLPFQLGENEVSVFQSGSSAVVETKFGLIVSYDWNWHLVIKLPSSYYSSVCGLCGNFNGNKGDELQNPSGKGVPSVIEWGKSWQTPDQDKDHPCWDTCEKNCPTCDDNERELYETQAFCGGLAAKTNSVFKKCNSKLDPQAFMNNCVYDMCLNKGDKRMLCQALASYNKQCRDEGIIIKDWRKEFNCPMNCQRFSHYEDCASPCQPSCPFPEQKQTCSGACVEACVCDEGYVLSAGVCVPAKTCGCSYQGRYYTPGQQFWADEACSRLCVCDTTLGMVTCREASCSANEKCIIQDGERVCQPISYATCTASGDPHYRTFDGRRFNFQGTCEYQLAGLCSQHPGLVPFNVTVQNENRGSKAVSFTKAFTFSIYGSTLTVSKENPYKVLLNGQLASLPLEFKDELAVFLSGHQAVVETAAGITVTYDWWSTVRVTVPSNYHGVVCGLCGNYNGNAQDDMTMQNGKTTPDEAKLGESWQVATVPGCSSACQGPWCQACSDSQKKVYQASKFCGIIADETGPFRECHKFVDPAPYMEDCVYDVCQYHGHHGSVCKAVEVYVSACQSQGIPIHPWRTDALCPMECPANSHYSLCASGCPATCASINSLTTCHMHCSEACECNQGHLMSGDTCVPVRDCGCSYNGQYYKKGDVFYPEDTCMEKCTCGENGAVSCQKEKCRRGETCKLVNGVKGCHPEEEGKCVASGDPHYISFDGQRFDFQGACVYVLAKVCDDDNDQLTPFTVTQGNAKYGNGKVAVTKSITVTVYGYNISIHHGVPMKAIVNDEELNLPLSLENGHLTVTKEGHNTFVRTDFGLKVLYDTVYYVEVIVPSTYQGKMCGLCGNYNDKDRDEFRLPDGKRTKNVNDFGKSWAVDLPEQICGGCEEDCPVCEKANAVLYEKSDSCGIMKAPDGPFKACHSKIDPAAYVSNCMFDVCAAGGSKDILCNSVQAYVLACQNAGVQIQPWRSSSFCPASCPPNSHYEVCADTCRGTCASFIQQLTCSESCFEGCQCDGGFVFDGFQCVPLEKCGCVHDGRYLTVNQIVVDKDCQSKCVCEASGLVKCQQLSCSSTEACGVRGGVRGCHIKQAHCTISHTGQLSSFDGMTAAIETQGALEVASLCDETSENWFRVVVDVRVCHEKAPFAPATVHVFFNEATVTVNSQHGIWVNGKKVSPPSKVTNQLSVQVLDRSVIIERKSAVRVTYSVSQEVTVTVDTSLAGKVCGACGNYNSESKDDLKTADGKVTTDVSVVIGSWSAEDFSRCGL; the protein is encoded by the exons ATGGGGAACCTGTTGCTGCTTTGTGCTTTGGGAACTTTACTCAACT GTCCACTCGTTTCTGGTTGGGCAGGGAGGGAGTTTGCCCTATCGTTTATGGAGAATTATGCTCCAAACTATGGCCATCCTCTCTTTCAAATATACATCACAGCTGTTCAAGATGGTACCAAAGTGACAGTCCAAGTGCCTCCTCTCaactttaaacaagaaaaaactctCAATGCAGGGCAAGGCGTCACCGTTGATCTCCCCACTGTTGTTGAGATGTACCGCAGTGAGAAGTCCTCCAATACCATTCGCATTCAAGCCTCTGCAGATGTGTCTGTAACATCATTTAGCTACAAGTTATACACAGCTGATACCTCTGTGATATATCCAATCTCTGAATGGGGTACTGAATACTATATTTTTACTCCTCCTGGAACCCCCTATGGCTCCCATAAAGAGTTTGCCTTAACAAAcggaaaagaaaacaacaaaattgaGATTTCTCTAGAGGGGACAGTTCATTTTGAGGGCCGTATTTATGGTAAAGGCAGTAAAATGGTGATTGATCTCAAGCCATATGAGAGTGTCCAGCTCCAGAGCTATGATGACCTCTCTGGTAGCAAAGTCACCTCCCAGCAACCTGTTGCTGTTTTTGCCGGCCACACGTGTACATGGCGTTTCTCAAAATGCAACCATGTTTATGAGCAGCTTTTGCCAACAGGCAAATGGGGCACCAGTTTCATCATAGCTCCTCTGACCTTCCAGACAAAATTTGACTCAATCTACCTCCAGGCCTCCCAATCCACCCAAGTTACTCTCCAACATGGCAACAGTAACTACAAATTCAAACTCTCCCAAGGGGAGACAAAGGAAGTAAACCACGGCAACACTGAATCACTGTTTATTCAGTCTGATCATGGCATCCAGGTCCTCCTACTGTTTAATGGTGCAGAACATGGCTGGTTTCAATACTATGATCCATTTCTGATGACCATTATGCCTACAGACCACTTCTGCTCTTCATACTTACTACAAGGCATTAAAGGTTTTGATAACAGAGTCTTGGTAGTGGCACAGACCAGTGCAACTGAAATGTTGCAGTATGACAATGTAAACCTGCCACGAAATGTTCAGTGGAAAAAAGTAGCAGGGACAGATTTTTCCTGGACAGAAATGTCCTACCCAGAAACTACTGGCAGCACTTTCCACACTCTGTCCAGCTCTAGTTCGAGTTTTGCTCTCTATAGTATAGGACTGAGCCAAATGAATGGTTATGGTTCTCCGGGACATTGTACAAAGCAAG GAAGTGGATCAAAGTCTTGCAGCCAGATCATCTGTAGTCCCAGTGAGGAGTGCGAGATGAAGAACGGTTCTCCCTTGTGTGTTCCTAAACCAAAGATGGGTTCCTGCTGGGCCTCGGGAGATCCTCACTACAGGACTTTTGATGGGCAACGCTTTGATTTTATGGGTACCTGCACTTATGTTATTGCTAAAAACTGTGGGGAGAACAGCCGTCTCACAGCTTTCGAGGTCCATGCCCAGAACGAGAACAGAGGAAGCCGCAGAGTGTCATACGTTGGCCTTGTCACGGTTAAAGTGTATGACACCACCATCACAGCAGTTCGATCCGAGTCAGGCCGTGTGAGG GTTGACAATAGTCTGTGGAGTTTGCCAATAGTCTTGAACAATGgcaaattgaatatttttcaaagtggCCGATCTGTGGTTATAGAGGCTGATTTTGGTTTAACGGTCCGCTACGACTGGAATCACAATCTTGTGGTCTCACTGCCCGCTACTTACACTGCCCAGACTTGTGGTCTCTGTGGCAACTTCAATGGCAATCCCAATGATGACTTTACAACACCTTCTGGAACAAAAGCAACTGGGGCTTTGGCCTTTGGGAGCAGCTGGAAGATTCCAGGGTTGGTAGCAGATCCTCAGTGCAGAGACGACTGCGCGGGTGGGTGCGGCAGCTGTAAAGAAAGTCAGCTGAACAAGTGGGACAATGACAGGTCCTGTGGGATCATTACCCGTAAAGAAAATGGACCATTCAAAAATTGCCATGCTGTCGTTGACCCACAAGCATATctggaaaactgtaaatttgATTTGTGCATTGGAAAAGGTCTGCGGCAGTTCCTTTGCAATGCCCTGGAGGCTTATGCTGAGGCCTGTCAGTCTGCTGGGGTCCAAATTGGCGATTGGAGAGGATTGGCAAAATGCT CTCCTAGATGTCCGGCTAACAGCAAATATGAGCTCTGTGGCAGTGCTTGCCCTGCCACATGCTCTGACCCTGAGGCACCATCCAAATGTCAACGCCCATGTGTGGAAACTTGCACCTGTAAAGAAGGCTTTGTTTTAAGTGGATCCAAGTGTATACCTGCTGCTAAATGTGGTTGCACGTATGATGGACGATATATTCCAGCTGGGCAGACATTCTGGGCTGATCAGAATTGTAAGCGactgtgtaaatgtgtgtctgGAAGCAGGCAGGTGGAGTGCCAGGATAAAGGCTGTGGGGCGGGGCAACAATGCAAAGTGGTTAACGGCATAAGACAATGTCAGGCATTGTCCTACAGCACCTGCAAGGCCACTGGTGACCCCCATTATGTGACTTTTGACAACAAAAGGTACGACTTCCAGGGGACATGTGTGTACCAGCTTGCTGCACTCTGCTCCAAAGACACAGGGTTGACACCTTTTGAGGTCCTGGTGCAGAACGAACATCGAGGCAGAAAGGTGGTTTCCTACACCAAGCTAGTCCAGATTAAAGTGTATTCCCTCAACATTGTCATCACAAAGACACACAATGGACTTATCATG CTAAATGACCAGTTGGTCAACTTGCCCGTCAGCCTGGTTGAAGGAAAAGTTTCTGTGTACAAAAGTGGCTGGTTTGCTGTACTCACCACTGATTTTGGCCTGAAAGTTTCTTTCAATTGGCACAGTGCTGCATTTGTAACCCTGCCAAGCAACTACATGGGGGCAGTTTGTGGCCTTTGTGGCAACTACAATGGCAATATACAAGATGATCTGACCCCAAAGAATGGAAACAAACCCGTGAAACCAACAGATTTTGGTACCAGTTGGCGAGTGGCTGAGATACCTGGCTGTGTTGAAGGCTGTCAAGGAGTGTGCCCcagctgtgacatcacccagaAGCTTCAATATGAAAAGGAAGAATTATGTGGAATCATAAGAGACACCAAAGGGCCATTCCGTGACTGCCATGCAAAGGTGGATCCTGCTGGGTTCTTTGAAGACTGCGTCTACGATGTTTGCATGTATGAAGGCAGAAAGGATGTGCTGTGTCAGGCTGTAACGGCATACACAGCTGCTTGTCAAGATGTGGGGGCCAACGTGTACAGCTGGAGGACCAGTCAGTTCTGTG cgGTGAAGTGTCCTATCAACAGCCATTATGAAATTTGTGCAAGTGCTTGTCCTGCATCCTGTGAAGGTTTGGCTCCCCCTCCAGGCTGCCAGGCTCGTTGTGAGGAAGGCTGCTCTTGTGATGAAGGGTACATCCTCAGTGGAGATCAATGTGTTCCCTACTCACAGTGTGGCTGCCTCTACAATGACCTCTACTATCGCatcaatgaaatattttatccCAATGGACAGTGTGAGGAGGAGTGCAAATGCACACAAGATGGAGAG GTTCAATGCAAAAAGTTCAAATGTGGCCCTAACGAGAAATGTAAAATAGAAAATGGCATCCAAAAATGTCACCCTGTTGGTAAGGGTGTATGCCGGGCTTCAGGCGACCCTCACTACACGTCTTTTGATGGGCAAAAGTTCGATTTCCAGGGCACTTGCACCTACGTTCTTTCCAAGAGCTGTGGACTAGAAGATACACACCTGGAGGCCTTCTCTGTCCAAGTGGAAAATGTTCAGTGGGACCGGatgagaggaaagaaaaaggTTTCAGTTACCAGGCTGGTTGCTGTGGAAGTCTTTGGCTTCACTCTTACCTTGAGGAACAAGATGTTTGGAGTACTG gtaAATGGAGAATTCAACAACCTTCCACTGAATCTAAATGATGGAGAAGTTCAGGTCTATCAAGAGGGCACAAATTATGTCATTGTGACAAATTTTGGGTTGTTTGTTACGTATGATCTGGTCTATCATGTGACGGTCACAGTCCCTGGTAATTACCGTGACAAAGTCTGTGGCTTGTGTGGAAACTTCAACGGAGACAGAAAAGATGATTTCCAGATGCCAGATCAGAAACTAGTCAAAGACATCAATGTGTTTGGAAAATCATGGAAGGTTGCCATTCCGAATGTGGTGTGTGAAAATGGTTGTCAAGGGAATGAGTGCCCCGACTGTGACCCAGCTCACAAGGACGTCTTTTCAAAGCCCGCTTACTGCGGTATTCTCACAGCACCCAGTGGTCCATTTGCAGTCTGCCATAGTAAATTGGACCCACAGCCATACTTTGATGACTGTGTATTTGATGTGTGTGCCTCCAATGGGGATGGAAAGGTGCTTTGTGACAGTGTAGCAGCCTATGCCTACAACTGTCACATGGCTGGAATTAATGTCAACAGCTGGAGGACTCCCTCTTTCTGTC CAATGAAATGCCCCGCAAACAGCCACTATGAGGTGTGTGCAGAAACCTGCACCTATTCCTGCCCTGGGCTGTCAGACATGGTTCAGTGTCCTGAGGGCTGCACAGAAGGCTGCATATGTGATTCAGGCTTCCTATATGATGGTCAGACGTGTGTCAAAGAGACTGAATGTGGCTGCTATGACAGGGGGAAAACTTACAAG cCTGGTGAGGTCACATATGAAGACGATTGTTCGACAGCGTGTTCCTGTAATCCAGCAACAGGCCTCGTCTGTGAAGAGTATTCCTGTCCAGCAGACACCAAATGCATGATCAAGAAAGGAGTTAAGGCATGTTACAACACAG ATCCCTGTAAAGATGCCAACTGTCGGGTGCAGGAGACATGCCGTGTTGAGGGGGGTGAAGCTGTGTGCATCCCCAAGTACACGGCCACCTGCTGGGCTTGGGGGGATCCCCACTACCACACCTTTGATGGTTTTGACTTTGACTTCCAAGGAACTTGTAAATACATCATCTCTCAGACCTGCGGGAACCTGGGTGGCCTCGTTCCGTTCTCCATCACTGAGAGAAACGATAACAGAGGAAATACAGCTGTTTCCTTCGTCAGAGAGGTAGATGTGTTTGTATATGGGTACAACATCAGCGTTCGGAAGAACCAAGTTGGTCAAGTCACG gtCAACGGGGAGCTGCTGAACCTTCCCTTTCAACTGGGTGAAAATGAGGTGTCTGTGTTTCAAAGTGGGTCCTCTGCAGTGGTTGAAACAAAGTTTGGCTTGATTGTGTCTTACGATTGGAACTGGCATCTGGTCATTAAGCTCCCCAGCAGCTACTACAGCAGTGTGTGTGGTTTGTGTGGGAACTTCAACGGCAATAAAGGTGATGAACTCCAGAATCCATCAGGCAAAGGAGTCCCCTCTGTGATAGAGTGGGGTAAGAGCTGGCAAACACCTGATCAAGACAAAGACCATCCTTGCTGGGACACGTGTGAAAAAAATTGCCCTACCTGTGATGACAATGAACGGGAACTCTACGAGACTCAGGCTTTCTGTGGAGGTCTTGCAGCTAAGACCAATAGTGTATTTAAGAAATGCAATAGTAAGCTAGACCCTCAAGCTTTTATGAACAATTGTGTTTATGACATGTGTTTAAATAAGGGGGACAAAAGAATGCTGTGCCAGGCTCTGGCCTCATATAATAAGCAATGTCGTGATGAGGGGATAATAATCAAGGACTGGAGGAAAGAATTTAACTGCC CAATGAATTGCCAGCGCTTCAGCCACTACGAAGATTGTGCCAGTCCTTGCCAGCCCTCCTGTCCCTTCCCTGAGCAAAAGCAGACATGCAGTGGCGCATGTGTTGAGGCCTGTGTGTGTGATGAGGGTTACGTCCTGAGTGCTGGTGTTTGTGTTCCCGCTAAAACATGTGGCTGCTCTTATCAGGGTCGCTACTACACGCCAGGCCAGCAGTTCTGGGCCGATGAGGCTTGTAGTCGCCTTTGTGTCTGTGACACCACCCTGGGCATGGTGACATGCCGTGAGGCCTCCTGCTCTGCCAATGAGAAATGCATCATACAGGATGGAGAGCGAGTCTGCCAACCCATCAGTTATGCCACATGCACAGCCTCAGGTGACCCACACTATCGCACTTTTGATGGCCGCCGGTTCAATTTCCAGGGGACTTGTGAATATCAACTGGCTGGACTGTGCTCTCAACACCCTGGGCTGGTGCCATTCAATGTGACTGTGCAGAATGAGAACCGTGGAAGCAAGGCCGTGTCCTTTACAAAAGCTTTCACATTTTCCATTTATGGCTCCACTCTCACTGTCAGCAAAGAAAACCCCTATAAAGTCTTG CTCAACGGCCAGCTTGCCTCTCTACCTCTGGAGTTCAAGGATGAGCTGGCAGTTTTTCTGAGCGGCCATCAGGCTGTAGTTGAGACAGCTGCTGGTATCACTGTCACATATGACTGGTGGAGCACCGTGAGGGTTACTGTCCCTAGCAACTACCATGGTGTAGTGTGTGGCCTGTGTGGCAACTACAATGGGAACGCACAGGATGACATGACCATGCAGAATGGCAAGACCACCCCTGATGAAGCCAAGCTTGGCGAGAGTTGGCAGGTGGCCACTGTCCCCGGCTGTTCATCAGCTTGCCAAGGGCCGTGGTGTCAGGCCTGTTCTGACTCCCAGAAGAAGGTTTACCAAGCCTCCAAATTCTGTGGTATTATTGCTGACGAGACGGGGCCTTTTAGAGAGTGTCATAAGTTTGTGGACCCTGCTCCATACATGGAGGACTGTGTTTACGATGTTTGCCAATATCACGGGCACCATGGCTCAGTATGTAAAGCTGTGGAAGTGTATGTGTCTGCTTGTCAGAGCCAAGGAATCCCCATCCACCCCTGGAGAACAGATGCATTGTGCC CAATGGAGTGCCCTGCCAACAGTCACTACAGCCTGTGCGCCTCAGGTTGCCCAGCTACCTGTGCCAGCATAAACTCCCTCACCACTTGCCACATGCATTGCTCTGAAGCTTGTGAATGCAACCAAGGTCACCTGATGAGTGGAGATACCTGTGTGCCTGTGAGGGACTGTGGGTGCTCCTACAATGGTCAATACTACAAGAAAGGGGATGTTTTCTACCCTGAGGATACGTGCATGGAGAAGTGCACATGTGGGGAGAATGGAGCGGTTTCTTGCCAAAAGGAAAAGTGTCGCAGAGGAGAAACCTGCAAGCTGGTGAACGGAGTGAAAGGCTGCCACCCAGAGGAGGAAGGGAAGTGTGTGGCTTCTGGTGACCCACACTACATTTCCTTTGATGGACAAAGGTTCGATTTCCAGGGCGCCTGTGTCTATGTCCTGGCTAAAGTTTGTGATGACGACAACGACCAACTTACACCATTCACTGTCACTCAAGGAAATGCAAAATATGGAAACGGAAAAGTGGCTGTAACCAAGTCAATAACAGTGACCGTTTATGGTTACAACATTTCCATACACCATGGAGTGCCTATGAAAGCTATT GTAAATGATGAAGAGCTGAACCTTCCTCTCTCTCTTGAAAACGGGCATCTTACAGTAACAAAAGAAGGTCACAATACATTTGTTCGAACAGACTTTGGTCTTAAAGTCCTCTATGACACCGTCTACTATGTTGAGGTCATCGTTCCTTCTACATACCAGGGCAAAATGTGTGGTCTTTGTGGTAACTACAACGATAAGGACCGTGATGAATTCAGACTTCCCGatggaaaaagaacaaagaacgTTAATGATTTTGGAAAGTCATGGGCTGTGGACCTGCCTGAGCAGATTTGTGGTGGCTGTGAAGAGGACTGTCCAGTGTGTGAGAAAGCCAACGCTGTTTTGTATGAAAAGTCCGACTCTTGCGGCATCATGAAAGCTCCTGACGGGCCTTTCAAAGCCTGCCACAGTAAAATCGACCCAGCAGCATATGTGTCAAATTGCATGTTTGATGTTTGCGCCGCGGGTGGCAGCAAAGATATTCTGTGTAACAGTGTGCAGGCCTACGTATTGGCATGCCAGAATGCCGGAGTGCAAATCCAGCCGTGGAGAAGCAGCTCATTCTGTC CTGCTTCCTGTCCTCCAAACAGCCACTATGAGGTGTGTGCTGATACCTGTAGAGGGACATGTGCCAGCTTCATCCAGCAACTCACTTGCTCTGAAAGCTGTTTTGAAGGATGCCAGTGCGACGGTGGCTTTGTTTTTGATGGCTTCCAGTGTGTGCCCTTGGAAAAGTGTGGGTGTGTCCATGACGGCAGATATTTGACG GTGAACCAAATAGTGGTGGACAAAGACTGTCAATCCAAATGCGTGTGTGAGGCCTCTGGATTGGTGAAGTGTCAACAGCTGTCCTGTTCTAGTACAGAGGCTTGTGGTGTAAGAGGCGGGGTCAGGGGTTGTCACATCAAGCAGGCCCACTGCACCATCAGCCACACTGGCCAGCTGAGCTCCTTTGATGGCATGACTGCAGCAATAGAGACACAAGGGGCATTGGAGGTGGCATCTCTGTGTGACGAGACCTCTGAGAACTGGTTCCGTGTCGTAGTCGATGTCAGGGTTTGCCATGAAAAAGCACCTTTTGCTCCTGCAACTGTGCATGTGTTCTTCAACGAGGCTACTGTTACAGTGAACAGCCAACATGGGATTTGG